A segment of the Sphingobacterium oryzagri genome:
CACGCAAAATGAAACGAGAAATGCTTCCAGTTGAGCACTGGGCTGGGGACTTGGGAATTAAATATGAAATGCATGGCCTCTTTAGAAAAATCATCTAACCATTTCCGCACCACATCGGCAGAGCGGAAAAGCGGCATCCGATGTTCGTTTGATCCGTCGTGATAGATAGTAGCCTTTACGTCATTGCTGATCGCGTTAGTATATCAAAACTTCCCATCGTGCTAACAACATCACCCTGATCAACTATTTAGGTCTACTGACAAAGTCCATGAAAAAAAAAGCTACCTTTCAGTTTCATCAACGTAGTAAGGCATCTGCTTCCAGCAGTTGACATTAGGGTTGTATAAAAATTCCTGAGATAAGAATTAAAGCTGAGGACAATCTGCAAAAGCGTGTTTCAATTAAAACAGTAAAGAAAATAATCTGTTTTGTACAAAAAGAGCAGTAATGATCCGCCATCTCCATTTTGTATACAATTATCCACGATTTGTATAAGAGACCTGATAACGACAGGCCTTATCTTTGATAAATATTAAATCAAAAAAAAATGCAAACAAAAGAAATTGTGATGTCTTATTTTGAAGCGATAGCAGCGGGACGTTTTGAAGATTTAGCCAAGTACAAATCAACCGACTCCGTCTATTGGATCAGTGGTGAAGGTTCATGGCCATTGGGAGGCTGGCGAACAAAAGAGGATATGAACGATGCCTTTTCATTAATCTTAGCACGGTTCCCAAAAGGATTGAATATCACCATCCGGTCCATCGTGGCAGAAGGCGACCATGTGACCGTTCATTTGAATAACCGAGCAGAACGTGTTGATGGATGCATTTATAATAACGAGATCGTTGTCGTCACGAAAATCCAAAACGGTCTTATCGTCGAAGAGCGTGAGTTTTTGGACACCATTCACGCGAACACACTGTTTTTCGGTGAACTAACGGGATAAAAGCACATATTTGCATCTACAATATACACTAATGGATTTAAGATGAACTCCGCCGAAACCATAACAATCGACACGGTCGAACAGTATACAAAACTATTCCGGTGTCCTTCTGCACACCATCCGTTATTGAGCATATGCCAGGTCACGGATATCAAAGAGATGGCACCGATCGATGTACCGGTAAAACTTAATCTGTACTTTATCGTCGTAAAAGATGGTGCTTTTTGCACGGGTAAATATGGTTGGCGTCCCTATGATTTTTCGAGTGGCGCTATGAGTTTTTTCTCACCAGGGCAAATACACCTGTGGAATGAACGGCCTATTCAAGCAAGTTCGTGGGGATGGATGCTGGCATTCCATCCCGATTTTATTCGTAAATCTCCATTTTGGAACAAGATCAATAAACTAAAACTGTTTTCCTACGAAACCAATGAAGCTTTGCACATTTCAGATGCAGAGCGGTCGACACTTGAAGGGATTATCCAACATATACAGAATGAATATCACCGAAGTATAGATATGCACAGCCAAGATATAATCCTGGCGCAATTGGATGTTCTGTTGAGTTATTCCGAACGCTTCTATACTCGTCAGTTTCGAACAAGGAGCAGTGTGGAAACAGACCTAGTGGCACGTCTCCAAAGCTTGCTGCATAATCACTTTAGTGACAAGGGAAACAAAACCGTTGCGGCACATGATCTAGCAGCTGAATTATCTATGTCGCGACACTATTTAAGCGATCTTCTGCGGAAGACTACCGGCATGAGCACTCAGCAGCACATCCACGCTTATCTGATTGAACGCTCAAAAACTCTGTTGCTGACCACAAACTTATCTGTAAGTGAAGTCGCGTATTCGCTAGGGTTTGAATATCCGCAATATTTTAGTCGATTGTTTAAAAGTAAGACCGGTCAAAGCCCATTAGCATTCCGTAGAACGACTTAAAATAGCTACCATGAAATACATCGGAATTCTCATATCCAGTATGATCATAATCAGTTTGTTGGTAGGAGCAGTAATCTACCTTTCGGACAGGTGTTCCATATTTTTCCCCATTATATCGAGAAAAACATGGGTATTGGGCTTTATATCCCTACTTGTTCTCGCTATTATTTGCATGACGGTTTTTGCGACAACCGCCAATCCCGTAGCGAAAAGCATCTTTATTTTTGGGGGAATTGCACTTTCGCTTCTGATTTCTCTTTTTATAGCTGTCGC
Coding sequences within it:
- a CDS encoding helix-turn-helix domain-containing protein, producing MNSAETITIDTVEQYTKLFRCPSAHHPLLSICQVTDIKEMAPIDVPVKLNLYFIVVKDGAFCTGKYGWRPYDFSSGAMSFFSPGQIHLWNERPIQASSWGWMLAFHPDFIRKSPFWNKINKLKLFSYETNEALHISDAERSTLEGIIQHIQNEYHRSIDMHSQDIILAQLDVLLSYSERFYTRQFRTRSSVETDLVARLQSLLHNHFSDKGNKTVAAHDLAAELSMSRHYLSDLLRKTTGMSTQQHIHAYLIERSKTLLLTTNLSVSEVAYSLGFEYPQYFSRLFKSKTGQSPLAFRRTT
- a CDS encoding nuclear transport factor 2 family protein, translating into MQTKEIVMSYFEAIAAGRFEDLAKYKSTDSVYWISGEGSWPLGGWRTKEDMNDAFSLILARFPKGLNITIRSIVAEGDHVTVHLNNRAERVDGCIYNNEIVVVTKIQNGLIVEEREFLDTIHANTLFFGELTG